In Gadus chalcogrammus isolate NIFS_2021 chromosome 1, NIFS_Gcha_1.0, whole genome shotgun sequence, one DNA window encodes the following:
- the LOC130400114 gene encoding uncharacterized protein LOC130400114, which yields MTTSASSLQEFLPSEYTCHFSLDEIRFYTGKLHRLNISDPYNAPGVLFKSITSNEDYLPDLRYADIHSYLVNFPSVYTGDSLRAYKGLDAYKWCQSGFVTQLRLWSLASKDFGIITARVNHSQRLNDSQLKPWVVVRNDGVVMGAHCNCTAGLGESCSHVSAVLFRLWEKNNARHEEISCTSKKCKWTSPSEDAGKNVEYQQGKDIIFNSSQQNKKGNSTKGTSAPPSFPPLTAAEQAQFYQNLSQCRTQNGKSCRPAVLSVVPGYATTYVPKAVKLDLPEPLTSLYDKKARDLSLAELQERAEGIFDDLTVTEQQVENIFFLLLTEI from the exons ATGACGACCAGCGCCAGCAGCCTTCAAGAGTTCCTACCGAGCGAGTATACGTGCCATTTTAGTTTAGATGAAATTCGTTTTTATACTGGAAAATTACATAGATTAAATATAAGTGACCCATATAACGCTCCTGGGGTGCTTTTCAAGAGCATAACATCCAACGAAGATTATTTACCTGACTTGCGCTACGCTGACATCCACAGCTATCTGGTAAATTTCCCCTCAGTCTACACTGGGGACTCCCTCAGAGCTTACAAAGGCTTGGATGCTTATAAATGGTGTCAGTCCGGCTTTGTAACTCAACTTCGACTGTGGAGTCTTGCATCCAAAGACTTCGGTATCATCACTGCAAGG GTTAATCACTCCCAACGGCTGAATGACAGTCAACTGAAGCcatgggtggtggtgaggaacGACGGTGTAGTGATGGGAGCCCACTGTAACTGCACAGCAGGACTTGGGGAGAGTTGTTCTCATGTGTCAGCTGTGCTCTTCAGACTGTGGGAAAAAAACAATGCAAGGCATGAGGAGATCAGCTGCACGTCCAAAAAATGCAAGTGGACCTCTCCCAGTGAGGATGCTGGGAAGAATGTGGAGTACCAACAGGGAAAGGACATCATATTCAACAGtagtcaacaaaataaaaaggggaaTTCCACCAAGGGTACATCTGCGCCCCCATCTTTCCCAcccctgactgctgctgagcAAGCGCAGTTCTACCAAAACCTCTCTCAGTGCCGGACTCAAAATGGGAAGTCCTGCAGACCTGCTGTTCTGTCAGTTGTTCCCGGGTATGCCACAACCTATGTACCAAAGGCTGTCAAGCTTGATTTACCTGAACCCCTTACCAGTTTGTACGACAAGAAGGCAAGAGACCTGAGCCTGGCTGAATTACAAGAGCGTGCAGAAGGAATATTTGATGACTTGACTGTCACTGAACAACAGGTAGAGAACATATTCTTTTTACTATTGACTGAAATCTAA
- the LOC130399848 gene encoding uncharacterized protein LOC130399848 isoform X2 produces MTTSASSLQEFLPSEYTCHFSLDEIRFYTGKLHRLNISDPYNAPGVLFKSITSNEDYLPDLRYADIHSYLVNFPSVYTGDSLRAYKGLDAYKWCQSGFVTQLRLWSLASKDFGIITARVNHSQRLNDSQLKPWVVVRNDGVVMGAHCNCTAGLGESCSHVSAVLFRLWEKNNARHEEISCTSKKCKWTSPSEDAGKNVEYQQGKDIIFNSSQQNKKGNSTKGTSAPPSFPPLTAAEQAQFYQNLSQCRTQNGKSCRPAVLSVVPGYATTYVPKAVKLDLPEPLTSLYDKKARDLSLAELQERAEGIFDDLTVTEQQLGMQE; encoded by the exons ATGACGACCAGCGCCAGCAGCCTTCAAGAGTTCCTACCGAGCGAGTATACGTGCCATTTTAGTTTAGATGAAATTCGTTTTTATACTGGAAAATTACATAGATTAAATATAAGTGACCCATATAACGCTCCTGGGGTGCTTTTCAAGAGCATAACATCCAACGAAGATTATTTACCTGACTTGCGCTACGCTGACATCCACAGCTATCTGGTAAATTTCCCCTCAGTCTACACTGGGGACTCCCTCAGAGCTTACAAAGGCTTGGATGCTTATAAATGGTGTCAGTCCGGCTTTGTAACTCAACTTCGACTGTGGAGTCTTGCATCCAAAGACTTCGGTATCATCACTGCAAGG GTTAATCACTCCCAACGGCTGAATGACAGTCAACTGAAGCcatgggtggtggtgaggaacGACGGTGTAGTGATGGGAGCCCACTGTAACTGCACAGCAGGACTTGGGGAGAGTTGTTCTCATGTGTCAGCTGTGCTCTTCAGACTGTGGGAAAAAAACAATGCAAGGCATGAGGAGATCAGCTGCACGTCCAAAAAATGCAAGTGGACCTCTCCCAGTGAGGATGCTGGGAAGAATGTGGAGTACCAACAGGGAAAGGACATCATATTCAACAGtagtcaacaaaataaaaaggggaaTTCCACCAAGGGTACATCTGCGCCCCCATCTTTCCCAcccctgactgctgctgagcAAGCGCAGTTCTACCAAAACCTCTCTCAGTGCCGGACTCAAAATGGGAAGTCCTGCAGACCTGCTGTTCTGTCAGTTGTTCCCGGGTATGCCACAACCTATGTACCAAAGGCTGTCAAGCTTGATTTACCTGAACCCCTTACCAGTTTGTACGACAAGAAGGCAAGAGACCTGAGCCTGGCTGAATTACAAGAGCGTGCAGAAGGAATATTTGATGACTTGACTGTCACTGAACAACAG TTGGGGATGCAAGAATGA